In the Theobroma cacao cultivar B97-61/B2 chromosome 1, Criollo_cocoa_genome_V2, whole genome shotgun sequence genome, one interval contains:
- the LOC18611589 gene encoding tetraspanin-8, translated as MARCSNIILGILNGFALIIGIGIIAWVISIRKHWGTECMQLLLVPLLAIGIVISVFSLVGLIGACCRSNFYLWIYMFMLAIWIIGLVVGAVFMFYVAGSRSEMQEQGQKSWLQTYYLVGKRWPAVRNCLVQGKICQLMLSEATSLEEFQMENTRHPIQDGCCRPPDGCGFEFKNATFWTVPKTGLVKKDGDCMVWNNQPDNLCFDCDRCKELFVSDLRKDALYFGISLTFELLFVVITYSVGCCAKRNNETRYYPG; from the exons ATGGCTCGCTGTAGTAACATCATTTTGGGAATTCTAAATGGCTTCGCTTTGATTATAGGCATTGGGATCATTGCCTGGGTAATAAGTATACGTAAACATTGGGGAACAGAGTGCATGCAGCTGCTGCTAGTCCCTTTGTTGGCGATAGGAATCGTGATATCAGTGTTTTCCTTGGTAGGGTTGATTGGTGCATGTTGTAGGTCTAATTTCTATCTATGGATTTACATGTTCATGTTAGCTATATGGATTATTGGGCTTGTAGTTGGTGCGGTTTTCATGTTCTACGTAGCTGGTTCAAGGTCCGAAATGCAGGAACAAGGGCAAAAGAGTTGGTTGCAGACTTATTATCTGGTTGGAAAACGGTGGCCTGCTGTGAGGAACTGTCTAGTTCAAGGGAAGATTTGCCAGTTAATGCTGAGTGAAGCTACGAGTTTAGAGGAGTTTCAGATGGAAAACACTAGACATCCAATACAG GATGGTTGTTGCAGGCCACCAGACGGCTGCGGATTTGAATTCAAGAATGCGACATTTTGGACAGTTCCCAAAACGGGTTTGGTTAAGAAAGATGGCGATTGCATGGTGTGGAACAATCAGCCAGATAATCTATGCTTCGACTGTGATCGATGCAAGGAACTATTTGTTTCAGATCTCAGAAAGGATGCACTGTACTTTGGTATAAGCCTAACTTTTGAACTTTTATTCGTCGTTATCACCTATTCCGTTGGATGCTGCGCCAAGAGGAACAATGAAACGAGATACTACCCTGGTTAA
- the LOC108662068 gene encoding tetraspanin-11-like, with protein sequence MVARIGNIIFGVLNCLSMITGLMIIGWVIYLHVEWSTECYNLIHTPLFITGIVMFFVSLLGLIGACFRANICLWIYIIFMILWVLVLLFSAGRMFLTARSSSEQAHQNWLKHDVSHGKYWAAVKTCLIDANVCQAKVSKAKNLQDLQLEKTRNPIQDACCRPPEYCEFEFKNATFWTPPKGGVIKRDGNCMAWNNQPDILCFNCDRCKEIIIEDLRKDARYMAIGLTCELGFIVVVCILGCCVRINNNKK encoded by the exons ATGGTGGCTCGCATTGGCAACATAATTTTTGGGGTTCTAAATTGCTTGTCTATGATTACAGGGCTAATGATCATTGGCTGGGTGATATATCTACATGTTGAATGGAGTACAGAGTGCTATAACCTAATTCACACCCCATTGTTCATAACAGGAATTGTAATGTTTTTTGTGTCCTTGTTAGGTTTGATTGGTGCATGTTTCAGGGCTAACATCTGCCTATGGATTTACATTATCTTTATGATCCTATGGGTTTTGGTACTTTTATTCAGTGCGGGTCGTATGTTCCTTACAGCACGTTCAAGTTCAGAACAGGCACATCAAAATTGGCTAAAGCATGATGTTTCACATGGGAAATACTGGGCTGCAGTAAAGACTTGtttaattgatgcaaatgtttGCCAGGCAAAAGTTAGTAAAGCAAAGAATTTACAGGATTTGCAGCTGGAGAAAACAAGAAACCCTATACag GATGCTTGCTGCAGACCACCAGAGTATTGTGAATTTGAATTCAAGAACGCAACATTTTGGACACCTCCCAAAGGAGGTGTGATTAAGCGAGATGGGAATTGCATGGCATGGAACAATCAGCCAGATATTCTATGTTTTAATTGTGATCGATGCAAGGAAATAATTATTGAAGATCTCAGGAAGGATGCAAGATACATGGCCATCGGCCTCACCTGCGAACTTGGGTTCATCGTCGTTGTCTGCATCCTTGGTTGCTGTGTGAGGATTAACAATAACAAAAAGTGA
- the LOC18611590 gene encoding inactive TPR repeat-containing thioredoxin TTL3, whose translation MGENSPETKSGCGLLNAVFGRRNFWPRRSTSTGSLPINNINIKTASSNTKRRRSGSDEASLFNSSLNGPEAPPKSSTKPPPNHPKPPAVLQQNQVRKPHDDATRITPNQRYVNQCKRVPKEVVSISGELESMIVDHQKTKGNSNLVRASSSNVMLYGNLGNLRQPGGGNTNSYNVLDQLPKTAREDVSTPNGRYPNSVMGNVVKKPVEEKRTEEQPGSLCRALSTRMDPETLKIMGNEDYKNGNFAEALALYEAAIAIDPNKASYRSNKSAALTALGRILEAVFECREAIRIEPHYHRAHHRLANLYLRLGEVEKAIYHYKHAGLEADRDDIAKAKTLQAHLNNCTEAKRLRDWNTLLKETDSTINAGADSAPQIYALKTEALLKLHRHQEADEALSKGPSFNVDDCTKYFGPIGNASLLVVRAQVDMAAGRFDDALAAIQRAVRLDPNNKEANSVMRKARAVAAARSNGNELFKASKFSDACVAYGEGLDHDTHNSVLLCNRAACRSKLGLYEKAIEDCTHALNVRPGYAKARLRRADCNFKLGKWEASIQDYDILQRETPDSEDVKRALSEAQMQVKKQRGDVV comes from the exons ATGGGGGAAAATTCGCCAGAAACGAAATCAGGTTGTGGCCTGTTGAATGCAGTTTTTGGGCGGCGTAATTTTTGGCCGAGAAGGTCTACTTCTACAGGCTCATTGCCTATCAACAACATCAACATTAAAACAGCAAGCTCAAACACAAAGAGGCGACGGAGTGGTTCTGATGAGGCGTCCCTTTTTAATTCTTCGTTGAATGGACCAGAAGCGCCCCCAAAGTCCAGCACGAAACCGCCTCCAAATCACCCTAAGCCCCCTGCAGTACTTCAACAAAACCAGGTTCGGAAACCTCATGATGATGCAACCAGAATAACACCTAACCAACGATATGTCAACCAATGTAAAAGGGTGCCTAAAGAAGTCGTTAGTATCTCTGGTGAGCTGGAAAGCATGATCGTGGATCATCAAAAGACGAAGGGAAACAGTAACCTTGTTCGAGCCTCATCAAGTAATGTGATGCTTTATGGCAATTTAGGCAACTTGAGGCAACCTGGAGGAGGAAACACAAATTCATATAACGTTCTTGATCAACTCCCTAAGACTGCGAGAGAGGATGTCTCAACACCTAATGGGAGATATCCGAATAGTGTAATGGGAAACGTGGTGAAGAAACCGGTTGAGGAAAAGCGTACGGAAGAACAGCCAGGTTCTCTCTGCAGAGCTCTTTCCACACGAATGGACCCAGAAACGTTGAAAATTATGGGCAATGAAGATTATAAGAATGGGAATTTTGCGGAAGCTTTGGCGTTATATGAAGCAGCCATCGCCATTGATCCAAATAAGGCTTCGTATCGAAGCAACAAAAGTGCAGCCTTAACAGCTTTAGGCAGGATTCTTGAGGCAGTATTTGAGTGCAGAGAAGCAATTCGAATTGAACCTCATTATCACAGAGCTCATCATCGTTTAGCAAATTTATATCTCag GTTAGGGGAAGTGGAAAAGGCAATATATCACTACAAACATGCAGGCCTTGAGGCTGACCGTGATGACATTGCTAAAGCTAAAACTCTTCAGGCACATTTAAACAACTGCACTGAAGCTAAAAGACTACGAGATTGGAACACCCTGCTCAAAGAAACAGATTCAACTATTAATGCTGGTGCAGATTCTGCTCCGCag ATATATGCATTAAAAACCGAGGCCTTGTTGAAGCTTCACAGACACCAAGAGGCTGATGAAGCATTATCCAAAGGTCCAAGTTTCAATGTTGATGACTGCACTAAATACTTCGGCCCAATCGGTAACGCGAGTTTGCTAGTTGTACGAGCTCAGGTTGACATGGCCGCCGGCAG ATTTGATGATGCCTTGGCGGCGATTCAGCGAGCGGTGAGGCTTGACCCGAACAACAAAGAAGCAAACAGTGTAATGAGGAAAGCTAGAGCAGTGGCAGCAGCGAGATCAAATGGGAATGAGCTTTTCAAGGCATCAAAGTTCTCCGACGCGTGCGTAGCTTATGGCGAGGGGCTTGATCATGACACGCACAACTCCGTCTTGCTGTGCAACCGAGCAGCTTGTCGGTCCAAGCTTGGCCTCTACGAAAAGGCAATAGAGGACTGCACCCATGCACTTAATGTTCGCCCTGGTTACGCCAAAGCTAGACTAAGGAGAGCCGATTGCAATTTCAAG TTGGGGAAATGGGAAGCTTCGATACAAGACTACGATATCTTGCAAAGAGAAACACCGGACAGCGAGGATGTGAAACGGGCCTTGTCCGAGGCTCAAATGCAAGTGAAGAAACAACGTGGTGACGTGGTATAA